In Candidatus Methanosphaera massiliense, the following are encoded in one genomic region:
- a CDS encoding flippase: MNTVRTLAKNTSVLFLSQMIGYVLAFFYTLYSARYLGTTNFGIISFATAISGLFAIFTDLGLSTLTIREVARDKSRTYKYLGNHGTIKLILSIITMIVLVTFVNIGVFNDTTKYVVYLIGSSVIIDAFSGTFTSMFRAYEQMEYQSIAEIINAVTMFIGVMICVFTKQSVIAVAMVYLISTVIVLIYDFAMCSKNYGLIHFQADFKFWKYLIYNAFPLAITSIFALISFKMNTILLNMLTTSAVVGEYTAAFNLMQALIFIPTVYSTAVLPLFSKFYVDNPEMLNYTYKKSLKYLSILSIPIAMGTTILADKIILFIYGPAYVNTIPILELIIWALPAIFLSYILGTSIASINKQHETMKATFICLLFSTIGNFILIKLFGGVGAAMITVLNEVSMVIFYIYIMHKYGYSVPLREIIIKPLIASIVMGAVIHVLNLDLFVSIIIGVIVYFAMIFLLRTFNDEDISIIKQLLPAKVNEKLDKLGR; this comes from the coding sequence ATGAATACTGTTAGAACATTAGCGAAAAACACGAGCGTATTATTCCTATCACAAATGATAGGTTATGTTCTAGCATTTTTTTATACATTATATTCAGCCAGATACCTTGGAACAACTAATTTTGGTATAATTTCATTTGCAACAGCAATATCAGGATTATTTGCTATTTTCACAGATCTCGGATTATCAACATTAACAATACGAGAAGTTGCGCGAGATAAAAGTAGAACATATAAATATCTTGGAAATCATGGAACTATAAAACTAATTTTATCAATAATTACAATGATAGTTCTAGTAACCTTTGTAAACATAGGTGTTTTTAATGATACTACAAAATATGTTGTATATCTGATAGGATCATCTGTTATTATTGATGCATTTAGTGGAACATTCACATCCATGTTCCGAGCATATGAACAAATGGAATATCAGTCCATAGCAGAAATCATCAATGCTGTAACCATGTTTATTGGTGTTATGATTTGTGTATTTACAAAACAGTCTGTAATAGCAGTTGCAATGGTATATCTTATATCAACAGTAATAGTTTTAATATATGACTTTGCAATGTGTAGTAAAAATTATGGATTAATACACTTCCAGGCAGACTTTAAATTCTGGAAATATTTAATATATAATGCATTTCCACTAGCAATAACAAGTATATTCGCTTTAATATCATTTAAAATGAATACAATTCTATTAAATATGTTAACTACAAGTGCTGTTGTAGGGGAATATACTGCTGCTTTCAATTTAATGCAGGCACTAATCTTTATACCAACAGTATACTCAACTGCAGTTCTACCATTGTTCTCAAAATTCTATGTTGACAATCCAGAAATGCTTAATTATACGTACAAAAAATCATTAAAATATCTTTCAATACTTAGTATACCTATAGCAATGGGAACAACAATACTTGCAGATAAGATTATATTATTTATCTATGGACCAGCTTATGTGAACACTATACCAATACTTGAATTAATAATATGGGCACTACCTGCAATATTCTTAAGTTATATTTTAGGTACTAGTATTGCTTCAATAAATAAGCAACATGAAACTATGAAAGCTACATTTATCTGTTTACTATTCAGTACAATAGGAAACTTCATATTAATTAAGTTATTTGGTGGTGTTGGTGCTGCAATGATTACTGTTCTTAATGAGGTAAGTATGGTTATATTCTATATTTATATAATGCATAAATATGGATACTCAGTACCATTAAGAGAAATAATCATAAAACCACTCATTGCTAGTATAGTTATGGGAGCTGTAATCCATGTACTAAACTTAGACCTATTCGTCAGCATCATAATTGGAGTAATAGTATATTTTGCTATGATATTCCTTCTTAGAACATTTAATGATGAAGATATCTCAATAATAAAACAATTACTACCTGCAAAGGTTAATGAGAAACTAGATAAGCTAGGACGATGA
- the glf gene encoding UDP-galactopyranose mutase, with amino-acid sequence MAYDFIIVGAGIAGLTVAEQVANRLNKKVLLIDKRDHIGGNCYDYYNEEGILVHKYGPHIFHTDSIKVYKYLSRFTNWNIYNHKVVGKIDGDYVPLPFNLISIDKCMPEESEDIKTALLEKYNVNDKIPIHELKKSDDPNIEKLADYLYNEIYLNYTLNQWGYRPEELDSAIMEQLPLHLSYDCRYYQDIYQGVPTNGYAQMFQNMISNHNINILLEKDYHDVLNIDFENKKIYYHDEEFKGQVIFTGMIDEFFNFIYGRLPYRSLILMDETVDRPHFQDNATINYPNEYHFTRITEYKYITGQQSFKSAVQFEFPIDYNPNYPESNIPYYPIPREENQELYERYLELSEKFPQVSFIGRLAQYKNLNMDQVVKEALELVETKFLKEDTIPDETIKYIS; translated from the coding sequence TTGGCATATGACTTTATAATAGTAGGTGCAGGGATAGCAGGGCTTACTGTAGCAGAACAAGTAGCAAACAGACTTAATAAAAAAGTACTATTAATCGATAAACGAGACCATATAGGTGGAAATTGTTATGATTACTATAATGAGGAGGGAATACTAGTTCATAAATATGGACCACACATTTTCCACACAGACAGCATCAAAGTATACAAATATTTATCCAGATTTACTAATTGGAACATATATAACCATAAAGTAGTTGGAAAAATTGATGGAGATTATGTTCCCTTACCATTTAATCTTATCAGTATAGATAAGTGTATGCCAGAGGAATCAGAAGATATAAAAACAGCATTACTAGAAAAATATAATGTTAATGATAAGATTCCTATTCATGAATTAAAAAAATCAGACGACCCTAATATTGAAAAACTTGCAGACTACCTGTATAATGAAATATATCTTAATTATACATTAAATCAGTGGGGCTATCGTCCAGAGGAACTTGACTCAGCAATTATGGAGCAACTACCCTTACATTTATCATATGATTGCAGGTATTATCAGGACATCTATCAAGGCGTACCAACAAATGGTTACGCTCAAATGTTTCAAAATATGATATCTAATCATAACATTAACATACTACTTGAAAAGGATTATCATGACGTATTAAATATTGATTTTGAAAATAAAAAAATATATTATCATGATGAGGAATTCAAGGGACAAGTAATATTCACCGGCATGATTGATGAATTCTTTAACTTCATATACGGCCGTTTACCGTACAGGTCATTAATTTTAATGGATGAAACTGTTGACAGACCACACTTCCAGGATAATGCTACAATAAACTATCCTAATGAGTACCATTTTACAAGAATAACAGAATACAAGTATATAACTGGACAACAATCATTTAAGTCAGCTGTTCAATTTGAATTTCCTATAGACTATAATCCAAACTATCCTGAAAGTAATATCCCCTACTATCCGATACCACGCGAAGAAAACCAGGAATTATATGAAAGATATCTTGAATTATCAGAAAAATTCCCTCAGGTATCATTCATTGGAAGGTTAGCTCAGTACAAAAACTTAAATATGGACCAAGTTGTCAAAGAAGCATTAGAACTTGTTGAAACTAAATTTTTAAAAGAAGATACAATCCCTGATGAAACTATAAAATATATATCCTAA
- a CDS encoding flippase, producing the protein MISRIKSLFKKKEYKRILENMVSLTGLQFASYILPLITLPYLTMVLGPDKFGLTQYAISLITYFEYLTDYGFNLSATRELALYRTDKDKVSEIFNSVMFIKVCLCILSFLILYAIITFIPKFSADADVYLLTFGMVIGYMLFPTWLFQGMEYMKYTSILNIIGKVIFTVLIFVFVHNTSDYLLVPVINSLGFIIVGVLGIYVALTRFDINIKLPSISNIKYQLKEGWHVFISTISINMYTTTNTFLLGLLTNNTLVGYYSIAEKIVLAVNGLLNPISQALYPFISREVASDKKTSIEFIRKITKIMAIVGIVLSVGLFVFADLIISILFGEAYHNSIILLRILSVLPFVVSLSTIFGIETMLTFNYKKAFTTIVMLGGILDIILGIILITLMKEIGIAISFAITETFITIAMFIFLQKKGIKIIDKSLKDII; encoded by the coding sequence ATGATTTCAAGAATAAAAAGTCTATTTAAGAAAAAGGAATATAAGAGAATTCTTGAAAACATGGTATCCTTAACAGGACTTCAATTTGCAAGTTATATTTTACCATTAATAACACTTCCCTATTTAACAATGGTGTTGGGACCAGATAAATTCGGTTTAACCCAATATGCAATATCACTAATTACTTATTTTGAATATTTAACTGATTATGGATTTAATTTATCAGCAACAAGAGAACTAGCTCTGTATCGTACTGATAAAGATAAAGTGTCGGAAATTTTTAATTCTGTGATGTTTATTAAGGTATGCCTATGTATATTAAGCTTTCTAATATTATATGCTATAATAACATTCATTCCTAAATTTAGTGCTGATGCTGATGTATACCTATTAACTTTTGGTATGGTTATTGGATATATGCTCTTTCCAACATGGCTATTTCAGGGAATGGAGTATATGAAGTATACTAGTATTCTTAATATTATCGGAAAAGTAATATTCACCGTGCTTATATTTGTATTTGTACATAATACATCAGATTATTTATTAGTACCTGTGATAAACTCTCTAGGATTTATCATAGTGGGTGTTCTTGGAATATATGTAGCTTTAACAAGATTTGATATTAATATAAAACTACCATCTATAAGTAATATTAAGTATCAGCTAAAGGAAGGATGGCATGTATTCATATCTACAATATCTATAAATATGTACACAACCACTAACACATTCCTATTAGGTTTATTAACAAACAATACCCTCGTAGGATATTATAGTATTGCAGAGAAGATAGTATTAGCTGTGAATGGATTATTAAATCCTATATCACAGGCATTATATCCATTTATTAGCCGTGAAGTAGCAAGTGATAAAAAAACAAGTATCGAATTCATACGTAAGATAACAAAAATAATGGCTATAGTGGGAATAGTACTATCTGTTGGATTATTTGTATTTGCAGATCTTATAATTTCAATACTATTTGGAGAGGCATATCATAATTCAATTATATTACTGAGAATATTATCAGTTCTACCATTCGTAGTTAGTTTAAGTACAATATTCGGTATAGAAACCATGTTAACATTCAACTATAAAAAAGCATTCACAACAATAGTAATGCTCGGAGGCATACTTGACATTATACTTGGAATAATACTTATAACATTAATGAAAGAGATAGGAATAGCAATTTCATTCGCAATAACGGAAACCTTCATAACCATTGCAATGTTCATATTCCTACAGAAAAAGGGAATAAAAATAATTGATAAATCATTAAAAGACATTATTTAA
- a CDS encoding GDP-mannose 4,6-dehydratase, translating into MKDTRCIVTGGAGFIGSHITETLLNNNVSKVTIIDNMSTGKVENLKDLDHDRIELICGDIRSLDLQPIFENHDYVFHEAALISVPESVEKPTETNKTNIDGSFNVLKAACKTNVKKVVSASSAAVYGETDVLPNVETLPLQPLSPYAVSKALLELYSYTFTNTYNLPTACLRYFNVFGPRQSVGSPYSGVIPKFIKALLNKEQPIIYGDGEQTRDFIYVKNIAKANYEVAKSNATGVYNIAHGKTTSINELLEIICEIMDCDFNPVYKPVRNGDIRNSVADISKAQEAFGFESEHDFKKELKETINFYVNEFEKE; encoded by the coding sequence ATGAAAGATACAAGATGCATAGTTACAGGAGGAGCTGGTTTCATTGGCTCACATATTACAGAAACATTACTAAATAATAACGTATCTAAAGTAACAATTATAGATAATATGTCTACGGGAAAAGTAGAAAATCTTAAAGACTTAGATCATGACAGAATAGAATTAATCTGTGGGGATATTAGAAGTTTAGATTTACAGCCTATATTTGAGAATCATGACTATGTATTTCACGAAGCAGCACTTATAAGTGTACCAGAGAGTGTTGAAAAACCAACTGAAACAAATAAAACTAATATTGATGGATCATTTAACGTACTTAAAGCTGCTTGTAAAACAAATGTTAAAAAAGTAGTATCCGCTTCATCAGCAGCAGTTTATGGTGAAACAGATGTTCTTCCAAATGTAGAAACACTGCCCCTACAACCATTATCACCCTATGCTGTTTCAAAAGCACTGCTTGAATTATACTCCTACACATTTACAAACACATATAATCTTCCAACTGCCTGTCTAAGATACTTTAACGTATTTGGACCTAGACAAAGTGTAGGTTCACCATATAGTGGTGTTATTCCAAAATTCATCAAAGCATTACTGAATAAGGAACAACCTATAATATATGGTGATGGAGAACAAACACGTGATTTCATATACGTAAAAAACATCGCAAAAGCAAACTATGAAGTAGCAAAAAGTAATGCAACAGGAGTATATAACATTGCTCATGGAAAAACAACATCTATTAATGAATTACTTGAAATTATTTGTGAAATAATGGATTGTGACTTCAACCCAGTTTATAAACCTGTGCGTAATGGTGATATTAGAAACTCCGTTGCGGATATTAGTAAAGCACAGGAAGCATTTGGATTTGAAAGTGAACATGACTTCAAAAAAGAGCTGAAGGAAACTATTAATTTTTATGTGAATGAATTTGAAAAAGAATAA
- a CDS encoding DUF1616 domain-containing protein yields MRLIDKVIKGILVTILIIAIISVIYLVVIHNPGEGYTEFYMLDHHNNTTDYPTSIPQYSIQKINIGIKNEEHQDMNYTVKIKSHNDTITKYNRTLKNNEESITPYYIDRTSYIGANQELDVELYKGNDSNPYRTLKLLYNVTAN; encoded by the coding sequence ATGAGATTAATAGATAAGGTTATTAAAGGTATATTAGTGACTATCCTTATAATAGCAATAATATCAGTTATTTATTTAGTTGTAATTCACAATCCAGGTGAAGGATATACTGAATTCTATATGTTAGACCACCATAATAACACAACAGATTATCCAACTAGCATTCCACAGTATTCTATTCAGAAGATTAATATTGGTATAAAAAATGAGGAACATCAGGACATGAATTATACTGTGAAAATCAAGAGTCATAATGATACTATTACAAAGTATAATAGAACTTTGAAAAATAATGAGGAGAGTATTACTCCATACTATATTGATAGAACTAGCTATATCGGTGCTAATCAGGAATTAGATGTGGAATTATATAAAGGAAATGATAGTAATCCTTATAGAACTTTAAAACTGTTATACAATGTGACAGCAAACTAA
- a CDS encoding formylmethanofuran--tetrahydromethanopterin N-formyltransferase, with protein sequence MDFEIEDTYCEAFTGTCVRMLVTAEDDITIQKIANDATATPGTVIGRTESGVEKFVDKSETPDNRPGVIIQFWYNTKNLDKFDKELSFRIRQDILVKPFVKIFDASIDPFDYIDTTEHVGHCGDGYEWTEELYGRTMIHVPICVPDFYIEQKLGAMEGIMGVNFWYYCSTKEAVLEAGYKALDALAEVDGICTPFDICSAGSKVETNYPEIGPTTNHPYCPSLKDKIGDESKVEDGVNYIPEIVIDALTLENAEESLKKGIEALNGVDGVIKVSAGNYGGDLGKYKFHLKDVLD encoded by the coding sequence ATGGATTTTGAAATAGAAGATACATATTGTGAAGCATTTACTGGAACATGTGTAAGAATGCTTGTCACAGCAGAAGATGATATAACAATACAAAAAATAGCAAATGATGCTACAGCAACACCTGGAACGGTAATAGGAAGAACAGAATCTGGAGTAGAAAAATTTGTTGATAAAAGCGAAACACCAGATAACAGGCCAGGAGTAATCATCCAATTCTGGTATAATACAAAAAATCTTGATAAATTTGATAAAGAATTATCATTCAGGATAAGACAAGATATACTAGTAAAACCATTCGTTAAAATATTTGATGCATCAATAGACCCATTTGATTACATAGACACAACAGAACATGTAGGACACTGTGGAGATGGATATGAATGGACAGAGGAATTATATGGCAGAACAATGATTCATGTACCTATTTGTGTACCAGACTTCTACATAGAACAAAAATTAGGAGCAATGGAAGGAATAATGGGTGTAAACTTCTGGTATTATTGTAGTACTAAAGAAGCAGTATTAGAAGCAGGATATAAAGCACTAGATGCACTAGCAGAAGTTGATGGAATATGTACGCCATTTGACATATGCTCAGCAGGATCAAAAGTAGAAACAAATTATCCTGAAATAGGTCCAACAACAAACCATCCATATTGTCCATCACTCAAAGATAAAATTGGAGATGAATCTAAGGTAGAAGATGGAGTAAACTATATACCTGAAATAGTAATCGATGCATTAACCCTAGAAAATGCTGAAGAATCATTAAAAAAAGGAATAGAAGCATTAAATGGTGTTGATGGTGTAATAAAAGTATCTGCAGGTAATTATGGTGGAGATCTTGGTAAATATAAATTCCATCTAAAAGATGTATTAGATTAA